The Leptospira selangorensis genome segment TCGTCTTTTTGAAATTTACTTTTTGGCCCGACTTCTCCACTTCTATAGCATTTTTGATATAAGATTTTAAAGCAGTTTTGAGTTTATCGATTTCTTTCAGATTCGTAAATCGGATCTGGCGAGCCGACTGTACATTCTTGGTTTGTTGGATTAAAATTCCTTTTGGGTCTTTTAATAGTGCACCTTTGAAAAACAAAAATGCACAATATTCTTTGAATCCGTGTATCAAAACTATATTATTGTCCTGAGACGTGTAACAAGGTTGACCCCATTTTAATTCTTCGGTAAGTCCTGAAGCTAAAGCGATCTTACGTAATGCTTCATATTCTTCCTTCCATTGTTTGGCCTTATTAAAAAAGAAATCAACCTTGGGATTCATTGATGGATCAACCTTGTAATTTTCTGTCAGCGGGTCTGAAATACCAGGATACTACAG includes the following:
- a CDS encoding YdeI/OmpD-associated family protein, producing MNPKVDFFFNKAKQWKEEYEALRKIALASGLTEELKWGQPCYTSQDNNIVLIHGFKEYCAFLFFKGALLKDPKGILIQQTKNVQSARQIRFTNLKEIDKLKTALKSYIKNAIEVEKSGQKVNFKKTKEFDMPEEFLSKLEESPNLKSAFDSLTPGRQRGYLLHFSSAKQAKTREARIQKYIPHILKGKGLDD